The following coding sequences lie in one Maniola jurtina chromosome 11, ilManJurt1.1, whole genome shotgun sequence genomic window:
- the LOC123869327 gene encoding uncharacterized protein LOC123869327, protein MSDSETFDTDMFIEEIRNLPCIWDQRTEEYSNRILKNKAWETLCMKFYEDFDNKETKEKNQCAANLQRKWKSLRDSFNRDLKKQNSQRSGSAGSSKRYYYFSQLLFLKPLSENRNTTSSLPVQNKDDDIEQIDNEDDNTTETSDSEVWKRPKNIQRKKDDAEYGLIKKITSHLSDQVTAHTSNYTTQERDKSCDSDMHFLLSLYDRFKTIRDDWKLNAQIEILNVIQKYHTPTTTRNDNYSEYGQGYTTQAYQPYERPSTSRYRPDMETGSPQLRNLRTASTPRDISVPESPLSVSSQASNYNDPIITDIFGD, encoded by the exons atgtccgaCTCGGAGACTTTTGACACGGATATGTTTATTGAGGAGATTCGCAATTTGCCATGCATTTGGGATCAAAGGACAGAGGAGTATTCCAATCGCATATTAAAAAACAAAGCATGGGAAACCCTTTGCATGAAGTTTTATGAAGATTTTGATAATAaggaaacaaaagaaaaaaaccagTGCG CTGCCAACTTACAAAGAAAATGGAAAAGCTTAAGAGACTCTTTCAACAGAgaccttaaaaaacaaaattcacagAGAAGCGGTTCAGCAGGTAGTTCAAAGAGATACTACTACTTtagtcaattattatttttaaagccaTTGTCTGAAAATCGAAATACAACATCGTCTCTACCAGTACAAAACAAAGACGATGACATCGAACAAATCGATAATGAAGACGATAATACTACTGAAACGAGTGACTCTGAAGTTTGGAAGAGACCAAAAAATATCCAAAGAAAAAAAGATGATGCAGAATatgggttaataaaaaaaataacaagtcaTTTGAGCGATCAAGTAACTGCACATACAAGTAACTACACTACACAGGAACGTGACAAGTCCTGTGACAGTGATATGCATTTTTTGCTATCTTTATACGATAGATTTAAGACCATTCGTGATGATTGGAAACTGAATGCTCAGATAGAAATATTGAATGTAATTCAAAAATATCATACACCTACAACTACACGTAATGATAATTACAGTGAATATGGACAGGGGTATACGACACAAGCGTACCAACCGTACGAACGACCATCAACGTCTAGGTATCGGCCGGATATGGAAACAGGCTCTCCACAGCTTCGCAATTTGCGTACTGCATCCACACCAAGAGATATTTCAGTACCAGAATCTCCACTCAGCGTCTCTTCTCAGGCTTCAAACTATAATGATCCGATTATAACGGATATTTTCGGAGATTAA
- the LOC123869325 gene encoding protein ALP1-like, translating to MEERLLLLSLLWLLLIRRRRRHQRIRRNRIYWVHPLLENKSQSQFRTDYPKLRRFKKKFYKKFRMNKHTFDYLLNELNSELQKKDTAMRKSIPSVERLAMTLRYLATGCSFEDLADFFKCGTSTASKIVHDVCRLIWDKLQPIHLPTCNKTMWLDIANKFKKKANFPNCLGAVDGKHIRIIHPPRSGSLFFNYKHFFSIVLMAVCDADYLFVYVDVGAYGKTSDSTIWRDCSLYDAMERNDLDLPGPQAITPVGRPLPMVFIGDEAFGLHKHLLRPYSGKQLTMKKRVFNYRLSRARRYVECSFGILTNKWRILHRPINVSVEFATDIVKACVVLHNIVRKRDGYKFEDTLSITSNLLRMHSFEQSHDGIRADSVRNEFADYFVSPEGELSWQYNKA from the exons ATGGAGGAAAGATTGTTGTTGCTATCCTTGTTATGGCTTTTATTAATAAGAAGAAGACGACGACATCAGCGTATTCGTCGAAATAGAATTTATTGGGTACATCCTTTATTGGAAAACAAAAGTCAAAGCCAATTTCGTACTGATTATCCTAAACTTCGAAGGTTCAAgaagaaattttataaaaaatttagaatgAACAAGCATACATTTGACTACTTGTTAAATGAACTGAATAGTGAGTTGCAAAAAAAAGACACGGCCATGAGAAAAAGCATACCATCTGTTGAACGTCTGGCAATGACATTGAG atATTTGGCAACGGGGTGTTCGTTTGAAGATCTcgccgatttttttaaatgtggtACTTCAACTGCTAGCAAAATTGTCCACGACGTGTGCCGCCTGATTTGGGATAAATTACAGCCTATTCATTTACCAACATGTAATAAAACAATGTGGCTTGATATTGCgaacaaatttaaaaagaaagcaAATTTTCCAAACTGCTTAGGGGCTGTAGATGGGAAACATATTAGGATTATTCATCCACCACGCAGTGGTTCATTATTCTTTAAttataaacatttcttttctaTTGTTTTAATGGCCGTATGTGACGCCGATTATTTATTCGTGTATGTTGATGTAGGAGCCTACGGTAAAACTTCCGATTCAACTATTTGGAGGGACTGCAGTTTATATGATGCAATGGAAAGAAATGATTTAGATCTACCTGGACCGCAAGCAATTACCCCTGTAGGTAGGCCCTTGCCTATGGTATTCATTGGCGATGAAGCCTTTGGATTACACAAACATTTGCTGCGACCATACAGCGGCAAGCAATTAACAATGAAAAAACGTGTTTTTAACTATAGATTATCACGAGCACGAAGATATGTGGAATGTTCCTTTGGAATTTTGACTAACAAATGGCGAATATTGCATAGACCAATTAATGTGTCAGTTGAATTTGCAACAGACATAGTGAAAGCATGTGtcgtattacataatatagtacGCAAGCGAGATGGTTATAAATTCGAAGACACTTTATCGATAACTTCAAATTTGTTACGAATGCATTCCTTTGAACAAAGTCATGACGGGATTCGAGCAGATTCTGTTAGAAATGAATTTGCCGACTATTTTGTGAGCCCTGAAGGTGAATTATCGTGGCAGTACAATAAAGCGTGA
- the LOC123869328 gene encoding uncharacterized protein LOC123869328: protein MSPINKFNSDIFLFISGKLVSTKWNNIRDSWLKTVKKQKDESKSGSSAKKTRNYLYHEQLMFLKKVSEPRPPHESGSKKARTETEVGMESDFRSSLIKDKRTIDNKEVNEKMSKFLDSRMNPEKENHHLSFFKGIIPVLNTLTIEETLEFQASVLTMLQKIKSRNYERENYGHWRHYNQMTGPDQYTRSGYYTHPNQQATPTQDQHSGYSTTPIPSTSSQIPVNPVSPTASTHSIYSQESEYLDFEGF from the coding sequence atgtcaccaataaataaattcaattctgatatttttttatttatttcaggaaAACTGGTTTCAACTAAATGGAATAATATACGAGATTCATGGCTTAAGACGGtgaaaaaacaaaaagatgAGTCTAAATCTGGATCTTCGGCCAAAAAGACACGAAATTATTTATATCACGAGCAattaatgtttttgaaaaaggtctCCGAACCTCGACCGCCTCATGAGTCGGGTTCAAAAAAAGCAAGAACCGAGACTGAAGTAGGCATGGAATCAGATTTTCGTTCATCTTTAATTAAAGATAaaagaacaattgataataaagAAGTAAATGAGAAGATGTCAAAGTTTTTGGATTCCAGAATGAACCCAGAAAAAGAAAACCATCATCTTTCTTTTTTCAAAGGCATTATACCAGTCTTGAACACTTTAACTATCGAAGAGACTTTAGAATTTCAAGCCAGCGTCCTGACAATGttgcaaaaaattaaaagtaggaATTATGAGAGAGAGAATTACGGACATTGGCGTCATTATAATCAGATGACCGGACCAGATCAGTATACTCGCTCTGGATACTACACACATCCTAATCAACAGGCGACACCTACGCAAGATCAACACTCTGGATACTCTACAACACCTATACCATCAACTTCTTCCCAAATTCCAGTGAATCCAGTTTCGCCAACAGCATCTACTCATTCCATATACTCCCAAGAGTCAgaatatttagattttgaagGGTTTTAA